Proteins from one Mustela erminea isolate mMusErm1 chromosome 20, mMusErm1.Pri, whole genome shotgun sequence genomic window:
- the CIAO3 gene encoding cytosolic iron-sulfur assembly component 3 isoform X1, translating to MASPFSGALQLTDLDDFIGPSQDCVKPMKVDKSTGSGMAKIHIEEDGSYFQVRQDGGTQKLEKAKISLGDCLACSGCVTSAETVLITQQSHEELRKILDANKTAAPSQQRLVVVSVSPQSRASLAARFQLTPTDTAKKLTAFFKKIGVHYVFDTAFSRNFSLLESQREFVQRFRGQASSTQTLPVLTSACPGWICYAEKTHGSFLVPHLSTARSPQQVMGSLVKDFFAQQQHLTPDRIYHVTVMPCYDKKLEASRPDFFSQEHQTRDVDCVVTTGEVFKLLEEEGVSLSELEPAPLDSLCNGASAQEPTSHRGGGSGGYLEHVFRHAAQELFGIHVDEVTYRPLRNKDFQEVTLEKEGRVLLHFAAAYGFRNIQNLVQKLKRGRCPYHYVEVMACPAGCLNGGGQLKAPSTTSKELLQHVQMLYDAVTVQVPEDAPGVQELYEHWLQGEGSERAGRLLHTSYRAVEMASSGLSIRWRPEVPQGPRTSPWAQVCDQCSLCCLETQVRPRPVGSLRQSESGIPPHSWSHPCQTGGEPSGPGRQGTLAREECAAHSTPRWGWRTCPTWNWALKTPWSLGPDSLHFCAVPGRKQALLERPREIRR from the exons ATGGCGTCGCCCTTCAGCGGGGCGCTGCAGCTGACGGACCTGGATGACTTCATCGGGCCCTCTCAG GACTGCGTCAAGCCCATGAAAGTGGATAAGAGCACAGGAAGTGGCATGGCCAAGATCCACATTGAAGAAGATGGGAGTTACTTCCAGGTCAGGCAG GACGGAGGGACTCAGAAGCTAGAGAAGGCCAAGATCTCACTGGGTGACTGCCTGGCGTGCAGTGGCTGTGTCACCTCCGCGGAGACCGTCCTCATCACGCAGCAAAGCCATGAGGAACTGCGGAAAATTCTAGATGCCAATAAG ACGGCGGCCCCCAGTCAGCAGAGGCTAGTTGTGGTTTCTGTGTCGCCCCAATCCAGAGCGTCACTGGCCGCAAGATTTCAGCTGACTCCTACAGACACTGCCAAGAAGCTGACTGCATTCTTCAAGAAAATCG GGGTGCACTACGTGTTCGACACCGCCTTCTCGAGGAACTTCAGTCTCCTCGAGAGTCAGCGAGAATTTGTGCAGCGGTTCCGAGGACAGGCCAGCTCCACACAGACCTTGCCTGTGCTCACGTCAGCCTGTCCAG GCTGGATCTGCTATGCGGAGAAGACGCATGGGAGCTTCCTTGTCCCTCACCTTAGCACAGCGCGGTCCCCGCAGCAGGTCATGGGCTCCCTGGTCAAGGACTTCTTTGCCCAGCAGCAG CATTTGACCCCTGACAGGATCTACCATGTGACGGTGATGCCTTGCTATGACAAAAAGTTGGAAGCTTCCAGACCAGACTTCTTCAGCCAGGAGCACCAGACTCGTGATGTGGATTGCGTGGTCACCACAG GAGAAGTCTTCAAGTTGCTAGAGGAAGAAGGGGTCTCCCTCTCGGAGCTGGAGCCAGCCCCCTTGGACAGTCT GTGCAACGGCGCATCTGCCCAAGAGCCCACCAGCCATCGAGGCGGAGGCTCGGGGGGCTACCTGGAGCATGTGTTCCGGCATGCAGCCCAGGAGCTCTTTGGGATCCATGTGGATGAGGTCACCTACAGACCCCTGAG GAACAAAGACTTCCAGGAGGTGACCCTGGAGAAAGAGGGCCGCGTCCTGCTGCACTTTGCTGCCGCCTATGGCTTCCGCAACATCCAGAACCTGGTGCAGAAGCTGAAGCGAGGGCGCTGCCCGTACCATTACGTGGAGGTCATGGCCTGCCCCGCAG GCTGCTTGAACGGCGGAGGCCAGCTCAAGGCTCCCAGCACAACTAGCAAGGAGCTGCTCCAGCACGTGCAGATGCTGTACGACGCGGTGACGGTGCAGGTGCCAGAGGATGCGCCTGGTGTCCAGGAACTGTACGAGCACTGGCTGCAGGGCGAGGGCTCAGAGCGGGCTGGCCGCCTGCTGCACACCAGCTACCGTGCGGTGGAGATGGCCAGCTCTGGCCTCAGCATCAGATG GAGGCCAGAGGTTCCACAAGGTCCCAGAACCTCCCCATGGGCCCAGGTCTGCGATCAGTGTTCTCTCTGCTGCCTGGAGACCCAGGTAAGGCCCAGGCCTGTGGGCAGCTTAAGGCAGAGCGAAAGTGGGATTCCTCCCCATTCCTGGAGTCATCCATGCCAGACTGGCGGagagccctctggccctggacgGCAGGGAACGCTGGCCAGAGAGGAGTGCGCAGCCCACAGCACCCCACGCTGGGGGTGGCGTACCTGCCCCACCTGGAACTGGGCGTTGAAGACGCCATGGTCTCTGGGACCTGACAGCTTGCATTTCTGCGCAGTTccgggcaggaagcaggctctgttaGAGAGACCCCGTGAGATCAGGCGCTGA
- the CIAO3 gene encoding cytosolic iron-sulfur assembly component 3 isoform X3, translated as MASPFSGALQLTDLDDFIGPSQDCVKPMKVDKSTGSGMAKIHIEEDGSYFQVRQDGGTQKLEKAKISLGDCLACSGCVTSAETVLITQQSHEELRKILDANKTAAPSQQRLVVVSVSPQSRASLAARFQLTPTDTAKKLTAFFKKIGVHYVFDTAFSRNFSLLESQREFVQRFRGQASSTQTLPVLTSACPGWICYAEKTHGSFLVPHLSTARSPQQVMGSLVKDFFAQQQHLTPDRIYHVTVMPCYDKKLEASRPDFFSQEHQTRDVDCVVTTGEVFKLLEEEGVSLSELEPAPLDSLCNGASAQEPTSHRGGGSGGYLEHVFRHAAQELFGIHVDEVTYRPLRNKDFQEVTLEKEGRVLLHFAAAYGFRNIQNLVQKLKRGRCPYHYVEVMACPAGCLNGGGQLKAPSTTSKELLQHVQMLYDAVTVQVPEDAPGVQELYEHWLQGEGSERAGRLLHTSYRAVEMASSGLSIRW; from the exons ATGGCGTCGCCCTTCAGCGGGGCGCTGCAGCTGACGGACCTGGATGACTTCATCGGGCCCTCTCAG GACTGCGTCAAGCCCATGAAAGTGGATAAGAGCACAGGAAGTGGCATGGCCAAGATCCACATTGAAGAAGATGGGAGTTACTTCCAGGTCAGGCAG GACGGAGGGACTCAGAAGCTAGAGAAGGCCAAGATCTCACTGGGTGACTGCCTGGCGTGCAGTGGCTGTGTCACCTCCGCGGAGACCGTCCTCATCACGCAGCAAAGCCATGAGGAACTGCGGAAAATTCTAGATGCCAATAAG ACGGCGGCCCCCAGTCAGCAGAGGCTAGTTGTGGTTTCTGTGTCGCCCCAATCCAGAGCGTCACTGGCCGCAAGATTTCAGCTGACTCCTACAGACACTGCCAAGAAGCTGACTGCATTCTTCAAGAAAATCG GGGTGCACTACGTGTTCGACACCGCCTTCTCGAGGAACTTCAGTCTCCTCGAGAGTCAGCGAGAATTTGTGCAGCGGTTCCGAGGACAGGCCAGCTCCACACAGACCTTGCCTGTGCTCACGTCAGCCTGTCCAG GCTGGATCTGCTATGCGGAGAAGACGCATGGGAGCTTCCTTGTCCCTCACCTTAGCACAGCGCGGTCCCCGCAGCAGGTCATGGGCTCCCTGGTCAAGGACTTCTTTGCCCAGCAGCAG CATTTGACCCCTGACAGGATCTACCATGTGACGGTGATGCCTTGCTATGACAAAAAGTTGGAAGCTTCCAGACCAGACTTCTTCAGCCAGGAGCACCAGACTCGTGATGTGGATTGCGTGGTCACCACAG GAGAAGTCTTCAAGTTGCTAGAGGAAGAAGGGGTCTCCCTCTCGGAGCTGGAGCCAGCCCCCTTGGACAGTCT GTGCAACGGCGCATCTGCCCAAGAGCCCACCAGCCATCGAGGCGGAGGCTCGGGGGGCTACCTGGAGCATGTGTTCCGGCATGCAGCCCAGGAGCTCTTTGGGATCCATGTGGATGAGGTCACCTACAGACCCCTGAG GAACAAAGACTTCCAGGAGGTGACCCTGGAGAAAGAGGGCCGCGTCCTGCTGCACTTTGCTGCCGCCTATGGCTTCCGCAACATCCAGAACCTGGTGCAGAAGCTGAAGCGAGGGCGCTGCCCGTACCATTACGTGGAGGTCATGGCCTGCCCCGCAG GCTGCTTGAACGGCGGAGGCCAGCTCAAGGCTCCCAGCACAACTAGCAAGGAGCTGCTCCAGCACGTGCAGATGCTGTACGACGCGGTGACGGTGCAGGTGCCAGAGGATGCGCCTGGTGTCCAGGAACTGTACGAGCACTGGCTGCAGGGCGAGGGCTCAGAGCGGGCTGGCCGCCTGCTGCACACCAGCTACCGTGCGGTGGAGATGGCCAGCTCTGGCCTCAGCATCAGATGGTAG
- the CIAO3 gene encoding cytosolic iron-sulfur assembly component 3 isoform X2: MKVDKSTGSGMAKIHIEEDGSYFQVRQDGGTQKLEKAKISLGDCLACSGCVTSAETVLITQQSHEELRKILDANKTAAPSQQRLVVVSVSPQSRASLAARFQLTPTDTAKKLTAFFKKIGVHYVFDTAFSRNFSLLESQREFVQRFRGQASSTQTLPVLTSACPGWICYAEKTHGSFLVPHLSTARSPQQVMGSLVKDFFAQQQHLTPDRIYHVTVMPCYDKKLEASRPDFFSQEHQTRDVDCVVTTGEVFKLLEEEGVSLSELEPAPLDSLCNGASAQEPTSHRGGGSGGYLEHVFRHAAQELFGIHVDEVTYRPLRNKDFQEVTLEKEGRVLLHFAAAYGFRNIQNLVQKLKRGRCPYHYVEVMACPAGCLNGGGQLKAPSTTSKELLQHVQMLYDAVTVQVPEDAPGVQELYEHWLQGEGSERAGRLLHTSYRAVEMASSGLSIRWRPEVPQGPRTSPWAQVCDQCSLCCLETQVRPRPVGSLRQSESGIPPHSWSHPCQTGGEPSGPGRQGTLAREECAAHSTPRWGWRTCPTWNWALKTPWSLGPDSLHFCAVPGRKQALLERPREIRR, encoded by the exons ATGAAAGTGGATAAGAGCACAGGAAGTGGCATGGCCAAGATCCACATTGAAGAAGATGGGAGTTACTTCCAGGTCAGGCAG GACGGAGGGACTCAGAAGCTAGAGAAGGCCAAGATCTCACTGGGTGACTGCCTGGCGTGCAGTGGCTGTGTCACCTCCGCGGAGACCGTCCTCATCACGCAGCAAAGCCATGAGGAACTGCGGAAAATTCTAGATGCCAATAAG ACGGCGGCCCCCAGTCAGCAGAGGCTAGTTGTGGTTTCTGTGTCGCCCCAATCCAGAGCGTCACTGGCCGCAAGATTTCAGCTGACTCCTACAGACACTGCCAAGAAGCTGACTGCATTCTTCAAGAAAATCG GGGTGCACTACGTGTTCGACACCGCCTTCTCGAGGAACTTCAGTCTCCTCGAGAGTCAGCGAGAATTTGTGCAGCGGTTCCGAGGACAGGCCAGCTCCACACAGACCTTGCCTGTGCTCACGTCAGCCTGTCCAG GCTGGATCTGCTATGCGGAGAAGACGCATGGGAGCTTCCTTGTCCCTCACCTTAGCACAGCGCGGTCCCCGCAGCAGGTCATGGGCTCCCTGGTCAAGGACTTCTTTGCCCAGCAGCAG CATTTGACCCCTGACAGGATCTACCATGTGACGGTGATGCCTTGCTATGACAAAAAGTTGGAAGCTTCCAGACCAGACTTCTTCAGCCAGGAGCACCAGACTCGTGATGTGGATTGCGTGGTCACCACAG GAGAAGTCTTCAAGTTGCTAGAGGAAGAAGGGGTCTCCCTCTCGGAGCTGGAGCCAGCCCCCTTGGACAGTCT GTGCAACGGCGCATCTGCCCAAGAGCCCACCAGCCATCGAGGCGGAGGCTCGGGGGGCTACCTGGAGCATGTGTTCCGGCATGCAGCCCAGGAGCTCTTTGGGATCCATGTGGATGAGGTCACCTACAGACCCCTGAG GAACAAAGACTTCCAGGAGGTGACCCTGGAGAAAGAGGGCCGCGTCCTGCTGCACTTTGCTGCCGCCTATGGCTTCCGCAACATCCAGAACCTGGTGCAGAAGCTGAAGCGAGGGCGCTGCCCGTACCATTACGTGGAGGTCATGGCCTGCCCCGCAG GCTGCTTGAACGGCGGAGGCCAGCTCAAGGCTCCCAGCACAACTAGCAAGGAGCTGCTCCAGCACGTGCAGATGCTGTACGACGCGGTGACGGTGCAGGTGCCAGAGGATGCGCCTGGTGTCCAGGAACTGTACGAGCACTGGCTGCAGGGCGAGGGCTCAGAGCGGGCTGGCCGCCTGCTGCACACCAGCTACCGTGCGGTGGAGATGGCCAGCTCTGGCCTCAGCATCAGATG GAGGCCAGAGGTTCCACAAGGTCCCAGAACCTCCCCATGGGCCCAGGTCTGCGATCAGTGTTCTCTCTGCTGCCTGGAGACCCAGGTAAGGCCCAGGCCTGTGGGCAGCTTAAGGCAGAGCGAAAGTGGGATTCCTCCCCATTCCTGGAGTCATCCATGCCAGACTGGCGGagagccctctggccctggacgGCAGGGAACGCTGGCCAGAGAGGAGTGCGCAGCCCACAGCACCCCACGCTGGGGGTGGCGTACCTGCCCCACCTGGAACTGGGCGTTGAAGACGCCATGGTCTCTGGGACCTGACAGCTTGCATTTCTGCGCAGTTccgggcaggaagcaggctctgttaGAGAGACCCCGTGAGATCAGGCGCTGA
- the HAGHL gene encoding hydroxyacylglutathione hydrolase-like protein isoform X2: MERPPPSLLSSRKVPCLAVGVRTPCLGLERGTPALRKGFGSLGAPRREDAGCQCSATMKVKVIPVLEDNYMYLVIEEHTREAVAVDVAVPKRLLEIVGREGVSLTTVLTTHYHWDHARGNAELARLRPGLAVLGADERICSLTRKLVHGEELRFGAIHVRCLLTPGHTSGHMSYFLWEEECPDPPAVFSGDALSVAGCGLRLESTAQQMYESLTVTLGSLPPETVFCGHEHTLGNLEFAQKVEPGNDHVRAKLSWAKKRDEDDLPTVPSTLSEELLYNPFLRVAEEPVRKFTGKAAPAEVLEALCKERASFQRAAEPLQPQARALLALQWGLLGTPRQK, translated from the exons ATGGAACGACCACCGCCGTCACTGCTGTCCTCGCGCAAGGTGCCCTGCCTTGCAGTGGGCGTTCGCACA CCCTGCCTTGGTCTGGAGAGGGGAACCCCCGCCCTGAGGAAGGGTTTCGGAAGCCTGGGGGCCCCTCGACGAGAAGACGCGGGGTGCCAGTGCTCTGCGACCATGAAGGTCAAGGTCATCCCGGTGCTCGAGGATAACTACATGTACCTGGTCATTGAGGAGCACACGCGGGAGGCTGTGGCCGTGGACGTGGCCGTGCCCAAGAGG CTGCTGGAGATCGTGGGCCGGGAGGGGGTATCACTGACCACCGTGCTGACCACCCACTACCACTG GGACCACGCGCGGGGCAACGCGGAGCTGGCGCGGCTGCGGCCGGGACTGGCCGTGCTGGGTGCGGATGAGCGCATTTGCTCGCTGACCCGCAAGCTAGTGCACGGCGAGGAGCTGCGG TTTGGGGCCATCCACGTGCGCTGTCTCCTGACGCCAGGCCACACCTCCGGCCACATGAGCTACTTTCTGTGGGAAGAAGAGTGTCCGGACCCACCCGCGGTGTTCTCGG GGGATGCCCTGTCGGTGGCGGGTTGCGGCTTGCGCCTGGAGAGCACAGCTCAGCAGATGTATGAGAGCCTGACGGTCACCTTGGGTAGCCTGCCCCCCGAGACG GTGTTCTGTGGCCATGAACACACACTTGGCAACCTTGAGTTTGCACAGAAAGTGGAGCCTGGCAATGACCACGTCAGAGCAAAGCTGTCATGGGCCAAG AAGAGGGACGAGGACGACCTTCCCACAGTGCCATCCACCCTGAGCGAGGAGCTCCTCTACAACCCCTTCCTAAGAGTGGC AGAGGAGCCTGTGCGCAAGTTCACGGGGAAGGCGGCCCCAGCCGAGGTCCTGGAGGCACTCTGCAAGGAGCGGGCAAGCTTCCAGCGGGCGGCTGAGCCACTGCAGCCACAGGCCCGGGCTCTCCTGGCCCTGCAGTGGGGGCTCTTGGGCACACCTCGACAGAAGTGA
- the HAGHL gene encoding hydroxyacylglutathione hydrolase-like protein isoform X1 translates to MERPPPSLLSSRKVPCLAVGVRTPCLGLERGTPALRKGFGSLGAPRREDAGCQCSATMKVKVIPVLEDNYMYLVIEEHTREAVAVDVAVPKRLLEIVGREGVSLTTVLTTHYHWDHARGNAELARLRPGLAVLGADERICSLTRKLVHGEELRFGAIHVRCLLTPGHTSGHMSYFLWEEECPDPPAVFSGDALSVAGCGLRLESTAQQMYESLTVTLGSLPPETKVFCGHEHTLGNLEFAQKVEPGNDHVRAKLSWAKKRDEDDLPTVPSTLSEELLYNPFLRVAEEPVRKFTGKAAPAEVLEALCKERASFQRAAEPLQPQARALLALQWGLLGTPRQK, encoded by the exons ATGGAACGACCACCGCCGTCACTGCTGTCCTCGCGCAAGGTGCCCTGCCTTGCAGTGGGCGTTCGCACA CCCTGCCTTGGTCTGGAGAGGGGAACCCCCGCCCTGAGGAAGGGTTTCGGAAGCCTGGGGGCCCCTCGACGAGAAGACGCGGGGTGCCAGTGCTCTGCGACCATGAAGGTCAAGGTCATCCCGGTGCTCGAGGATAACTACATGTACCTGGTCATTGAGGAGCACACGCGGGAGGCTGTGGCCGTGGACGTGGCCGTGCCCAAGAGG CTGCTGGAGATCGTGGGCCGGGAGGGGGTATCACTGACCACCGTGCTGACCACCCACTACCACTG GGACCACGCGCGGGGCAACGCGGAGCTGGCGCGGCTGCGGCCGGGACTGGCCGTGCTGGGTGCGGATGAGCGCATTTGCTCGCTGACCCGCAAGCTAGTGCACGGCGAGGAGCTGCGG TTTGGGGCCATCCACGTGCGCTGTCTCCTGACGCCAGGCCACACCTCCGGCCACATGAGCTACTTTCTGTGGGAAGAAGAGTGTCCGGACCCACCCGCGGTGTTCTCGG GGGATGCCCTGTCGGTGGCGGGTTGCGGCTTGCGCCTGGAGAGCACAGCTCAGCAGATGTATGAGAGCCTGACGGTCACCTTGGGTAGCCTGCCCCCCGAGACG AAGGTGTTCTGTGGCCATGAACACACACTTGGCAACCTTGAGTTTGCACAGAAAGTGGAGCCTGGCAATGACCACGTCAGAGCAAAGCTGTCATGGGCCAAG AAGAGGGACGAGGACGACCTTCCCACAGTGCCATCCACCCTGAGCGAGGAGCTCCTCTACAACCCCTTCCTAAGAGTGGC AGAGGAGCCTGTGCGCAAGTTCACGGGGAAGGCGGCCCCAGCCGAGGTCCTGGAGGCACTCTGCAAGGAGCGGGCAAGCTTCCAGCGGGCGGCTGAGCCACTGCAGCCACAGGCCCGGGCTCTCCTGGCCCTGCAGTGGGGGCTCTTGGGCACACCTCGACAGAAGTGA
- the HAGHL gene encoding hydroxyacylglutathione hydrolase-like protein isoform X4 yields the protein MERPPPSLLSSRKVPCLAVGVRTPCLGLERGTPALRKGFGSLGAPRREDAGCQCSATMKVKVIPVLEDNYMYLVIEEHTREAVAVDVAVPKRLLEIVGREGVSLTTVLTTHYHWDHARGNAELARLRPGLAVLGADERICSLTRKLVHGEELRFGAIHVRCLLTPGHTSGHMSYFLWEEECPDPPAVFSGDALSVAGCGLRLESTAQQMYESLTVTLGSLPPETKRDEDDLPTVPSTLSEELLYNPFLRVAEEPVRKFTGKAAPAEVLEALCKERASFQRAAEPLQPQARALLALQWGLLGTPRQK from the exons ATGGAACGACCACCGCCGTCACTGCTGTCCTCGCGCAAGGTGCCCTGCCTTGCAGTGGGCGTTCGCACA CCCTGCCTTGGTCTGGAGAGGGGAACCCCCGCCCTGAGGAAGGGTTTCGGAAGCCTGGGGGCCCCTCGACGAGAAGACGCGGGGTGCCAGTGCTCTGCGACCATGAAGGTCAAGGTCATCCCGGTGCTCGAGGATAACTACATGTACCTGGTCATTGAGGAGCACACGCGGGAGGCTGTGGCCGTGGACGTGGCCGTGCCCAAGAGG CTGCTGGAGATCGTGGGCCGGGAGGGGGTATCACTGACCACCGTGCTGACCACCCACTACCACTG GGACCACGCGCGGGGCAACGCGGAGCTGGCGCGGCTGCGGCCGGGACTGGCCGTGCTGGGTGCGGATGAGCGCATTTGCTCGCTGACCCGCAAGCTAGTGCACGGCGAGGAGCTGCGG TTTGGGGCCATCCACGTGCGCTGTCTCCTGACGCCAGGCCACACCTCCGGCCACATGAGCTACTTTCTGTGGGAAGAAGAGTGTCCGGACCCACCCGCGGTGTTCTCGG GGGATGCCCTGTCGGTGGCGGGTTGCGGCTTGCGCCTGGAGAGCACAGCTCAGCAGATGTATGAGAGCCTGACGGTCACCTTGGGTAGCCTGCCCCCCGAGACG AAGAGGGACGAGGACGACCTTCCCACAGTGCCATCCACCCTGAGCGAGGAGCTCCTCTACAACCCCTTCCTAAGAGTGGC AGAGGAGCCTGTGCGCAAGTTCACGGGGAAGGCGGCCCCAGCCGAGGTCCTGGAGGCACTCTGCAAGGAGCGGGCAAGCTTCCAGCGGGCGGCTGAGCCACTGCAGCCACAGGCCCGGGCTCTCCTGGCCCTGCAGTGGGGGCTCTTGGGCACACCTCGACAGAAGTGA
- the HAGHL gene encoding hydroxyacylglutathione hydrolase-like protein isoform X3 — translation MERPPPSLLSSRKVPCLAVGVRTPCLGLERGTPALRKGFGSLGAPRREDAGCQCSATMKVKVIPVLEDNYMYLVIEEHTREAVAVDVAVPKRLLEIVGREGVSLTTVLTTHYHWDHARGNAELARLRPGLAVLGADERICSLTRKLVHGEELRFGAIHVRCLLTPGHTSGHMSYFLWEEECPDPPAVFSGDALSVAGCGLRLESTAQQMYESLTVTLGSLPPETKVFCGHEHTLGNLEFAQKVEPGNDHVRAKLSWAKGPVVIPEEGRGRPSHSAIHPERGAPLQPLPKSGRGACAQVHGEGGPSRGPGGTLQGAGKLPAGG, via the exons ATGGAACGACCACCGCCGTCACTGCTGTCCTCGCGCAAGGTGCCCTGCCTTGCAGTGGGCGTTCGCACA CCCTGCCTTGGTCTGGAGAGGGGAACCCCCGCCCTGAGGAAGGGTTTCGGAAGCCTGGGGGCCCCTCGACGAGAAGACGCGGGGTGCCAGTGCTCTGCGACCATGAAGGTCAAGGTCATCCCGGTGCTCGAGGATAACTACATGTACCTGGTCATTGAGGAGCACACGCGGGAGGCTGTGGCCGTGGACGTGGCCGTGCCCAAGAGG CTGCTGGAGATCGTGGGCCGGGAGGGGGTATCACTGACCACCGTGCTGACCACCCACTACCACTG GGACCACGCGCGGGGCAACGCGGAGCTGGCGCGGCTGCGGCCGGGACTGGCCGTGCTGGGTGCGGATGAGCGCATTTGCTCGCTGACCCGCAAGCTAGTGCACGGCGAGGAGCTGCGG TTTGGGGCCATCCACGTGCGCTGTCTCCTGACGCCAGGCCACACCTCCGGCCACATGAGCTACTTTCTGTGGGAAGAAGAGTGTCCGGACCCACCCGCGGTGTTCTCGG GGGATGCCCTGTCGGTGGCGGGTTGCGGCTTGCGCCTGGAGAGCACAGCTCAGCAGATGTATGAGAGCCTGACGGTCACCTTGGGTAGCCTGCCCCCCGAGACG AAGGTGTTCTGTGGCCATGAACACACACTTGGCAACCTTGAGTTTGCACAGAAAGTGGAGCCTGGCAATGACCACGTCAGAGCAAAGCTGTCATGGGCCAAG GGGCCTGTGGTCATTCCAGAAGAGGGACGAGGACGACCTTCCCACAGTGCCATCCACCCTGAGCGAGGAGCTCCTCTACAACCCCTTCCTAAGAGTGGC AGAGGAGCCTGTGCGCAAGTTCACGGGGAAGGCGGCCCCAGCCGAGGTCCTGGAGGCACTCTGCAAGGAGCGGGCAAGCTTCCAGCGGGCGGCTGA